ACAGTATAATTGGCCTTTTCGTCTTCGCTCTCATCCATTTGCTTAAAATAAAGGATGCAGCCTGATGTAATGAGAAAGGTGAGTCCCAAAAAGCCAACGACAAACATGATCACTCCCATATTTCTCTTCTGATTACTGCTCATTTCAAACTGTGATGTTTGTTGATCATTAAAATTGGCAGCTGCAAAGAGGCGATCGGCTTCTTCAATCTGCGCTGCATTTAGCATATCAATTCCAATATATAAGGAGGACTTCTTTTGGATCTCTGGATTTACATCTTTCTTTAACCGCTCAAAAATGGTTTCGTCTACAATGACAGTGGGTACTCCCCCGGCTGCAAAATAGTATGGAATCACATAATCCTTTTTTAGACCCACATATTGTTGAGGTATGACTTCTGTTTTCCCCTTCAAATCCAAGGGTCCAAAGTCTTTCAAGGACATGAATTTCTGTAACATATCATTATAGCCCGTTAAAACCGATTGGCCTGGAGATACATCCGTATCCTCCACAGATCGGTCGCTTACAACAGGCAGTGTCGTGAAATCCGCACCCTTATTTAATTGTTCCATAGGAGTCTCCATAATTTGTGCTGTCTTCACACTGACTTGAATCACTTCAATTTTCTTTTCTCGATACTGTATATCATGCTCATGAAGTAACGCTTTGAATTTCTCCGCATCCGGCACATTCGTCATGGCAAAATGGGAAGGTACATTATCCTCAGCTGCTTGATCCGCAGAATAATAGGCGATATAGCTTAAGGATAGTAAACCGATAGCAAGTGCCGATACTGTCGTAATAATGGTTAACAACAAAGCATTGGATTTCATGCGGAACATAATGGATGAGAGGGACAGCACCTCATGAATGTTTAAGTAGCCGCCTTTACTTTTTCTGATGATATTGGAAATAAAGCGGATGGACCCTTTATAAAAGAGAAATGTTCCGATGATGACAGAGCCCAAAATAAACACCATTGCCATAAATAGCTCATTTAGGGATGTAAAGTCTCCACCAAATAATCTGGAGGAAACATAGTAACCTAACGCGATGAGTGAGACGCCAATGATCCCGATAATCATCTCAAAGATCGTTATTTTCTTGATTTTCCCTTCGGTGGTTGAGGTCACTCGGAACAAAGACAAAATACTTTGTCTTTTGATAAAAGAGTAATTCATGACCATAATCAGCAAGTAGATGACAACAAAAACGATGAGTGTTTGAGTCAGTGCTTGGTTCGAGAAATATAGAGTGGCAATAGCCTCGATGCCCGTCGTCTTAAATAAGATCATGATCACTAATTTGGAAAAAGAAAATCCAACCCCAATTCCAACGAAAAGAGAACCGAAGTATAAAATTAAGTTTTCAGCACTTAGAATGCGAAAAATTTTACTTTTTGTCATTCCGATCAGTTGAAATAGGCCAATTTCTTTACTGCGTCTTTTTATAAAAATATTATTAGCATACAAAAGGAAAATACATACAATAGCGACCAGTAAGACGGATGCTGCCCGTATAGAAGCTGCGCCTTTAACAGAGCCCTTCACTTCGTCCATGGAGGGATCGTATTGTAATGTGACAAAGGCGAAATAGAGCGCAACACTGAAAATGAGAGCAAAAACATAAAGGTAATAATTTTTCAGGTTTTTTTTCAAATTCTTTAGAATGAGCAGATTAATGTTCATATTGGACCCCGCCTAAGACCGCTTGGGTTTTCATGATATCCTGGAAGAAGCTCTGCCTTTCCTGCACGCCTTTATGAAGCTGCGTATACATTTGCCCATCCTTCATAAAAATGACTCGGCTGCAATGGCTGGCTGCAACAGGATCATGCGTGACCATAATAATAGTTGCTTTGCGCTTTTGGTTCAGCTGACCCAGCTTGTTTAATAGATCAGAAGCCGACTTCGAATCAAGCGCCCCCGTAGGTTCATCGGCAAAAATAATCGTAGGCTCATGAATAAACGCTCTAGCCGCAGATGTACGCTGTTTCTGTCCACCCGAAATTTCATTGGGATACTTGTCCTTGAGCTCATAAATCCCCAGCTCTGTAGCCACCGCCTGAAATCTTCGGTTGGCCTCTTTTTTAGGCGTTTTGGTGATAGATAGGGGCAAAAGGATATTCTCCTTCACGGTGAGCGTATCCAGCAGATTATACTCTTGAAAAATAAAGCCTAAATGCTGTTTGCGGAATTCAGCCAGTTGCTTTTCTTTCATTTTCGTCATTTCGATATCATTGATCTTAATGGAACCGTGGCTTACTTTATCAATGGAGGAAAGGACATTTAGCAGAGTGGTTTTACCTGAACCGGAGGCTCCCATAATACTGACAAATTCACCTTCCTCAATAACGATATCTATTCCCTTCAAAACCTCCTGCATATTTAGCTTATTACCATAGCTTTTGTGAATCTTATGGGCTTCTAAAATATTCACTTCGATGCA
This window of the Paenibacillus polymyxa genome carries:
- a CDS encoding ABC transporter ATP-binding protein; this encodes MNILEAHKIHKSYGNKLNMQEVLKGIDIVIEEGEFVSIMGASGSGKTTLLNVLSSIDKVSHGSIKINDIEMTKMKEKQLAEFRKQHLGFIFQEYNLLDTLTVKENILLPLSITKTPKKEANRRFQAVATELGIYELKDKYPNEISGGQKQRTSAARAFIHEPTIIFADEPTGALDSKSASDLLNKLGQLNQKRKATIIMVTHDPVAASHCSRVIFMKDGQMYTQLHKGVQERQSFFQDIMKTQAVLGGVQYEH
- a CDS encoding ABC transporter permease, giving the protein MNINLLILKNLKKNLKNYYLYVFALIFSVALYFAFVTLQYDPSMDEVKGSVKGAASIRAASVLLVAIVCIFLLYANNIFIKRRSKEIGLFQLIGMTKSKIFRILSAENLILYFGSLFVGIGVGFSFSKLVIMILFKTTGIEAIATLYFSNQALTQTLIVFVVIYLLIMVMNYSFIKRQSILSLFRVTSTTEGKIKKITIFEMIIGIIGVSLIALGYYVSSRLFGGDFTSLNELFMAMVFILGSVIIGTFLFYKGSIRFISNIIRKSKGGYLNIHEVLSLSSIMFRMKSNALLLTIITTVSALAIGLLSLSYIAYYSADQAAEDNVPSHFAMTNVPDAEKFKALLHEHDIQYREKKIEVIQVSVKTAQIMETPMEQLNKGADFTTLPVVSDRSVEDTDVSPGQSVLTGYNDMLQKFMSLKDFGPLDLKGKTEVIPQQYVGLKKDYVIPYYFAAGGVPTVIVDETIFERLKKDVNPEIQKKSSLYIGIDMLNAAQIEEADRLFAAANFNDQQTSQFEMSSNQKRNMGVIMFVVGFLGLTFLITSGCILYFKQMDESEDEKANYTVLRKLGFTQSDLLRGIKIKQLFNFGIPLVIGLSHSYFAVQSGWFLFGTEVWMPMIIVMVLYTALYSIFGVLSILYYKKVIKSAL